In Juglans microcarpa x Juglans regia isolate MS1-56 chromosome 7D, Jm3101_v1.0, whole genome shotgun sequence, the following are encoded in one genomic region:
- the LOC121239116 gene encoding elongin-C, with protein MKKEDTVKLISAEGFEFVIDKEAAMVSQTIYNMLTSPGSFAETQHGEVTFPEISTTILEKICKYFYWHLQFASGKETEFPIEPELTLELMMAANYLHT; from the exons ATGAAGAAAGAGGACACGGTGAAGCTGATCAGCGCCGAGGGTTTCGAATTCGTGATCGATAAGGAAGCCGCCATGGTTTCTCAGACCATCTACAATATGCTTACCTCtccag GGAGCTTTGCTGAAACGCAGCATGGTGAAGTGACTTTCCCTGAGATCAGCACAACGATTTTAGAGAAGATCTGCAAGTATTTCTACTGGCATCTTCAATTCGCCAG TGGGAAGGAGACTGAGTTTCCCATTGAACCTGAGTTGACTCTGGAGCTGATGATGGCTGCCAATTACCTTCATACTTGA
- the LOC121239115 gene encoding protein THYLAKOID ASSEMBLY 8-like, chloroplastic: protein MATRAFSRLKHPFLASILIRNLRIVPIREPSLPVKPEVLASVPDYCKPFRLYHDGRPRGPLWRGKKLIGKEALFVILGLKRFKDDEEKLEKFMKTHVLRLLKMDIIAVLCELERQEEVALAFKMFRVIQKQDWYKPDVYLYKDLIIALARRKQMDDAMQLWEDMRKEDLFPDSQTYTEVIRGFLKYGSPADAMNIYEDMKKSPDPPDELPFRILLKGLLPHPLLRNKVKQDFEELFPERHVYDPPEEIFGRC from the exons ATGGCAACCCGTGCATTTTCAAGACTAAAACACCCATTTTTGGCTTCCATACTCATTCGGAACCTAAGGATAGTTCCTATTAGAGAACCTTCATTGCCAGTAAAACCCGAAGTCTTAGCATCAGTACCCGATTATTGCAAACCCTTTAGGCTATACCATGATGGGAGGCCCAGAGGACCACTCTGGAGAGGCAAGAAGCTGATTGGGAAAGAAGCGCTTTTTGTGATATTGGGGTTGAAGAGGTTCAAGGATGACGAAGAGAAGCTTGAGAAATTCATGAAGACCCATGTACTGAGGCTCTTGAAGATGGATATTATTGCTGTTCTCTGTGAGCTCGAGCGCCAGGAAGAGGTTGCTTTGGCTTTCAAG ATGTTCAGGGTGATACAGAAGCAAGACTGGTACAAGCCCGATGTCTATCTGTATAAGGACCTGATTATTGCATTAGCGAGACGTAAACAAATGGATGACGCAATGCAGTTGTGGGAAGACATGAGAAAGGAGGACTTATTCCCTGATTCTCAAACATATACTGAAGTCATCAGGGGCTTCTTAAAGTATGGATCTCCTGCAGATGCAATGAACATATACGAAGACATGAAGAAATCCCCAGATCCTCCTGATGAGTTGCCATTCAGGATTTTGTTGAAGGGACTTCTGCCACATCCCTTGTTACGAAACAAAGTCAAGCAAGACTTTGAAGAGCTCTTTCCCGAGCGGCACGTGTATGATCCTCCAGAAGAGATATTTGGCAGATGCTaa